In one window of Trachemys scripta elegans isolate TJP31775 chromosome 5, CAS_Tse_1.0, whole genome shotgun sequence DNA:
- the DMP1 gene encoding dentin matrix acidic phosphoprotein 1, producing the protein MKTVLLLISLWALSCAHPVPSHQNAHSGSSEERGDTISEESLNEEADSADDTYSGPKSSAETGGEDSNADEHDGIDEENHDPSVVSSRSSESHPDDVDARSTQDYEEEDSFRIKQAQHKNWADHEDSGDLDDVEEVDENSHGDQSTEKNSLEDVKEIPAIDSIDNGAHHARGSRESEDNDDFENDGFLYQSNGFDSSKGDEERNSLTDEEDDSGDYTFDENKEEEVKGADPRYTVRPTETDEHNAVVDGDLDGDHRDTAIGKKASSSSSSSSSSSSSESRGFGNGEVASRGRHVHRKRNRSDSDSDSSSQEARDDFDDEGMQGDDPSIFESEGGNSNMVHGAIHSKESSQETSREHHYSKRKSSNQALKRFQSHVFQNGGDTSEEDDSAEHNDSKSKEDSKSTEDNSHSEENVASRSREDVTSQSKENVTSRSREDVSSQSSEESRESQEESEENSKDVDSKSNEHSGSKSKEGQEDRESLEDDSKISISDSESTEDTRDHSKSEEKSTSTEDSLESQEDKDGPSHSKSGESRSASKESSSSEEGNASDSNEEDISSEELRGQDSKSAETSDSESKEEGDSESRERTASQSISQEDDSISRSMEIESRKLVLDVYHNKPIGDYDDNDCQDGY; encoded by the exons ATGAAGACCGTACTCCTGTTAATCTCTCTTTGGGCTTTATCCTGTGCTCATCCT GTGCCCAGCCATCAAAATGCCCATTCTGGGAGCTCTGAAGAACGGGGG GACACAATAAGCGAAGAAAGTCTGAATGAGGAGGCAGATTCTGCTGACGATACTTACAGTGGTCCTAAAAGCAGTGCGGAAACTGGAGGAGAGGACTCCAATGCTGATGAGCATGATGGCATTGATGAAGAAAACCACGACCCATCTGTGGTTTCTAGCAGGAGCTCTGAAAGTCATCCAGATGATGTCGATGCAAGGAGCACTCAGGACTATGAAGAGGAGGATAGTTTCCGAATTAAGCAGGCTCAGCATAAGAATTGGGCTGATCACGAGGATTCTGGTGACCTTGATGATGTGGAAGAAGTAGATGAAAACAGTCATGGTGATCAATCAACAGAGAAAAACTCTCTG GAGGATGTAAAGGAGATTCCTGCTATTGACAGCATCGACAATGGAGCTCACCATGCCAGgggcagcagagaatcagaaGACAATGATGACTTTGAAAACGATGGATTTCTTTATCAATCCAATGGCTTTGACTCTAGCAAGGGGGACGAGGAAAGAAATTCTCTGACAGATGAGGAAGATGACAGCGGAGATTATACCTTTGATGAAAATAAAGAGGAAGAAGTTAAGGGGGCAGACCCTAGATACACTGTTCGTCCCACTGAAACAGATGAGCATAATGCAGTTGTTGATGGAGATCTAGACGGTGACCATAGAGACACCGCTATTGGGAAAAAAGCTAGCagtagcagtagcagcagcagcagtagtagcaGCAGCGAGAGCAGAGGCTTTGGTAATGGGGAGGTTGCCAGCCGCGGCAGGCATGTCCACAGGAAAAGAAATCGAAGTGACAGTGACAGTGACAGCAGTAGCCAAGAGGCGAGAGATGATTTTGATGATGAGGGAATGCAAGGTGATGACCCATCCATCTTTGAGAGTGAGGGTGGCAATTCCAACATGGTTCATGGTGCCATTCATTCCAAAGAGAGCAGCCAAGAAACCAGTAGGGAGCACCACTACAGCAAGCGGAAAAGCAGCAATCAAGCACTGAAACGTTTCCAGAGCCATGTGTTCCAAAATGGTGGTGATACTTCAGAAGAGGATGATAGTGCAGAGCACAATGACAGCAAATCCAAAGAGGACAGCAAGTCCACAGAAGACAACAGTCATTCTGAAGAAAATGTTGCCAGCCGCTCCAGAGAGGATGTCACCAGTCAGTCAAAGGAAAATGTCACCAGCCGCTCCAGGGAGGATGTCTCCAGTCAATCAAGTGAAGAGAGTAGGGAATCCCAAGAAGAAAGTGAGGAAAATTCCAAAGATGTGGATAGCAAATCCAATGAACACAGCGGTAGCAAATCTAAAGAAGGGCAGGAAGACAGAGAGTCCCTGGAGGATGACAGCAAGATATCAATAAGTGACAGTGAATCCACAGAAGACACGAGGGACCATAGTAAATCAGAGGAGAAGAGTACATCCACAGAGGACAGCTTGGAATCACAAGAAGATAAGGATGGACCATCTCACAGTAAATCGGGTGAGAGCAGAAGTGCTTCAAAAGAGAGCAGTAGCAGTGAAGAGGGCAATGCCAGTGATTCGAATGAAGAGGACATCAGTTCTGAAGAGCTGCGAGGCCAAGACAGCAAGTCTGCAGAAACTAGTGATAGTGAATCTAAAGAAGAGGGAGATAGTGAATCCAGAGAGCGCACTGCAAGCCAATCAATCAGCCAGGAAGATGACAGTATATCAAGGAGCATGGAAATTGAAAGCAGAAAGCTAGTGCTTGATGTTTATCACAACAAACCCATTGGTGATTATGATGACAATGACTGCCAGGATGGgtattaa